AGTGAGCCGCCGGCAGCCCCCTTTACATAGTGCCCCTATGTGttgcatatattgcatatatggtttttgcacctAGCTATACCTGTTGTTgcatgtacttacatttaaagtacctgcatttaattacatctgtagttactcTGTTCACCttactcctaaccctaaacctacatTGTATTGTatctattttaatgttagtacatagtagttaaataatataaatagtgggacctaatataaagtgggaccgccTATGTTATACAAAATGTCGTCGTGTACAGAATGCTCATTCCAGTCATGGGTTGTGctacaaataaacattatctgTCATTCAGATAGATATGAGTTGTACAATTTCTGTCATGGTTATTATTATCCATTATTAGTTACTTTtgtattatttctgcattgaaaagttcTCAAGGTCACCTAACTCgctctctctcacgcacacactaacacacacacacagtaacaaGAGTGAAGCCACGTAAAGATGGTTAAAATAAAAACTGGGACTGTATTTTATGCCTCCTAAATGGTTTTCGTTCATGTTTTTTTGTGCCGTCCTACCTGTGTCCTACCTATACCTCTGGCACTTTTCAACAGAAAAAGTTGATtgtactaaaattacctcaggaattattaaacaCCATCTTttttaaacgtaaaaaaaaatagccaaaaaGCCTATATTCACGTTTTGATTATGATTTCTACCccaaagatccatcaggtatgCTCATGGTTACAATAGGTTTAACCtgctgagacccgagcgtgactgctgtgtgctgtttttccatttccctttttgatatgtaactagtagcacctaatattcatgcaaaaataaataaataaataaataaaaaataattctagGAGCAAAtgattttcctaaaaattgatggcaacatatgtggatagtgggactaagttgtgaaattttaaataagcaCATGTATTAGGTTTCCAGGAGTGTTACAGACAGAAATTAGCAtagttaattctgattcaaagtaaaggccagcatcatccaatcactgccaacaattttgaaataaaattatacattataaatctgaatctatgtactgattaccattctctcatgtctgccaaacatgtgaGTGGtcaaatatcatctgcagcctgaaactgaacttttgataggacgtttggattgaatgcacttagctgcacagagtgatataggatgctcccttgctccctatttagtgaatgacttaacctccagtgtgctgtctgtctgcactggcttgagaacagttcgaaatgcaccttattttcatccttactCCATAATAAGCCTCTGGAAGCATTTTGGATTAACctaatgattctcaatgtgataatgcacagaaaATATAGCACATCTAAGGAAAGAAATGtgttaaagtacacattagtatacattgtgtttagcggcacttaaattttaaaatggcatatcagatgaaactagagaatctactattttgactcaaacagatttcaatgtaaaaacttaattaggtttctaatttcccaaagacaaactctgctgtggtcggCACTATGTTGTTTGGCACATAATCTCCAGAACTGAGattagtcagtttaaatgaatttaaattatgctttgcgtatagcgaagccaaaatacaatgtccacgcatgtgtacgcgaGGTTGCACAAGGTTAATGGTTGGTTTGTTAGTTCATAAGCAAACTGCTCCAGAGTTAATTTGAAATCAGGCCGAGGCTACCTGGCCCAGGTGGTCTTGGACTGATTTTTTTGGTGTGGATCAAAGTGTGATTGGGTTTGTTTATCttcaataaacacataaaaaagaacGTGTGCTGATCTGACATAAAAACTAACCATTTATTATCAGTCAATAGAAGAGTTTTATCATCATTTTGAGTCCGCAATCCTCACCTAACATCTAAGTGACACtaaatgtgcaaaactaccagaAGACTAAAACTCAGCGCAGCCACCAGTTACAGACCTGACAGAGATGTAGGGAGAAGTAGTATAGTTCTGAGGGTGTCCCGTGGCAGCAGAGCTATGGCAACTCCACAGCCTCACAGTTTGAGGATATTTAAGGCACTCCTTAGTAACCGTTCTGTTTGGAACTTATGTACATGTTTAATGGACAGGCCTGAGTATCCTGTTGCCAAGGCACAATCCCCAACTCGCCACTCTGGTGGAAAGAGAAGAGACCGCAGCATGCTGCCTGCTGTTACCTTTCTGCACCTCAACTTCCCTAACCCTGAGAAATAAAATCCCCATCAAAACAAGAGACCTCATAATGCACCGCAGCATGATAACGACTCTTTGCAGACTCTTTTGCATCTCTTTTGCATATCTGCACATTTTAGTGAACTGCACATGCAATTGTGCAGCAAAGCAAGCAgtgttggaaagtgcaagccctGGAGGCAAAATTAGTTTTAACATGTAAAAAGCTGAAAAAGACTTTCTGAGGTTGTTGTGTTGTTAATTTGTTTAACAAGCATGTAACTGCCTTTTAGTGGTGCTGGTTAAGGCAAGCATACTactttgaacaaacccctaaccctaagaatTCAATTTAGGTGCATATCTTCCACCATCTGCACTATTTGTGCTGCGTAAATGAATGATATAGTACCTTAAatctgtggcttgttgaggagaggtgtgctattaatttTCTAAGCAATTGGACCTACAATTTTCACCTGGTAAACTATAAAACAGGTGggggaaaaaatcccatagactttaaGGAGCAGTCTGATCTCAAGAAATTTtcgtgacatttttgcaaaattatattatgtggttctTTACATGTATTACGGCAGTTGCAGTGTGAAATATCCGCTGTGTGGCACTTAAATAAAGGTAAATgtaaacctacctccctaccctaacctAAAGCCCTAAGTATGCTTCAGTTTTGATGCGAACGCTtagcgtctgcatacagtcgaGCGCTAGCCTTTAGCGGTGATTACATCTTCAGCAGCTCAACtctgagtgttgccaccttgtggacccacttattagtgcaaataattccaggcacatacGCATACCGGTTCGAAAAATCGGGTCGCATGTGCTCGAGCAccctgctgatgacgaaatttgtgttGTGTGTCCTGTATGCAGACACCTAGCATTTGcgctgaccgaagtatactttgggcttttaatcttaacctaactgatagtgtcataaacagcaaatgtgacatgaaaaatgcagttGCTACATTATTGTGtggtacttctatgacactttcggctcaggTGTCGACTTGTGTGCTCTTTTCGTACGCTGATCCTTTatatcgcaagtgcaatgctcagTTGAATTACAGCGCAATTTGATTGCGTTTcagcaagcttgtaaatgtagttacttatgtaatgcaaacattaaaatctgTCCTATGTGCCagtgtaaaagtgtttagatgtcataagacagcattgtaCAAGGAACAGAGCGAACAGTAAGTGTCTATGAATGGATAAtcatatataatgtaatataatattatattatatttttaagggaATTATAACAATGGGTTTTCTTAATTTAAGGGGTTTTGTGCAACCGGCAGCAGTTTCTTTTCTTTAGGTGCTGCACACAAAACCTCACAAGACTGACATGCTGCAGGAAATAGCTGGAGTTAAGAACACTGACTTTTTCTTAAATGTTCTTTCTCTGCACCTGACACAGTCATATTTTATTATCGTCTTTCTTCTAAACACTCCTTCTACACTATGACAATCTTCTTTTCCCTGTAATTTAGTCATACTGAACATTAAATTGAGGGGCTTGTCATGTCCTCTGCCCTGCAGGCATGTCTAGCATGACATCACTGTGGTTGAGAAATTTCTGTAACAAAACAATGCATTCAAGTCAGTTGTGTATTCAATGTGAAAACAACTGTTTAATGTGATGCCATATGATGCAATCTCTTTAAATCTGTAGTCCAAACTTCAAAGCAATGAATCATCCTGCATGCATGGTTGCACAGTGCACACATTATTAAGTAATGTAAATATTGTTTCATCCCAACAATATCCGATAAATTTACTAGTAAACAGTGCAGTTCAAAAGTCTAAGATCATTGATAATCTGGGATGGAAAGTTATTCTCACACCTGGATataaaagttttaggattttacaAAGAAAAGATATGGCGTAAAAGGAATAAGACCTTTtcaagattctgcactatttttaggtcactaataaaataagctaatttgtgtgaaagcagaaatgggccacttctattgctgatttgaaatatgttactttttttgaaatatattacttttatgctgcctaaatatgccttttggaccatcaaacagctggcacccattcacttgcattgcatggacataCAGCGctaaaatgtgcttataaaaatctttatttcagctctgctgaaaaaggaaagacatacatatctgggatggctcaatggtgagtcaatcatgaaaggattttcattttttgggtgaactattcctttaaaaagttttacttctaaagaaatgagtagtcattttgaaacatatgtataaaattatgaccactcatgtgagatgaagagttcagtcatatcagtaaccttataaaagctgttttattctacatggggcaggggtgcctcGTGGGGgaagccatgttagcatcacatgaccagtggaatactacttgcttaatctcagtaactgccctgttataggacactttcactcatggattaaataaatcctggtttactgtgaaactactgtgtttgaaggATGCTAAATCCAGGCCACAAGGTGTCAGTTTAAGACAATGTATGCCACTaagacatacttcaaaaaattactgagtgcacctttaacatttgctttttatgacactatcagttagatttaggtttagggtatggaggttggttttgttgatttaaaactcaatagagcattaaccttcaaaacctcatctgtttgggagaaactgtaactcgcttttagtgtcACACAGTGGACATTCCACCGCGATACGTGTAATGATCGTAATGTAATTTGCAAAATGCCGCCCCAATCACaccattttcattaaataaagctGCAAATCATACTGAGATAACATGGATCAGAATGTTTTGCAGAAACATGTGGAACACATGCCAGCTCAAATGCATGCTGAGTCTAAGAATTTCTACTCACTGAGAAATTCTggaattcatgtttatttttcaatgcaaCTTTTCACTCAGACTGTTGTGCTGATATTTTATAATGGAGGGAACAACtgcattaaattacaaaaatgcaaaatagaagaatTTCACTAGTGGATTCAGACTTGCAAAAGCTTCCTGAACTATCCTGATAAACTTGCCTacattaatattcacatcaacagaAGTCACACTTTGtgcaaaaaaacagattttttcccCTGTGAACTCTCTGGAATCTGTGGTATGATTAATTGAAAGGCTGGTTGACAGCATCTGTAGCGTTTTCAAACATTCTGGAAAACCATCTGGAATTGAAATATTTTTCACCCCTCTGGGTCGCGTGGCATGGCTTGAATCTGGTGGGCTACACCCCGTTCTGGTAGTATTTAAAGAGGGGCTCTCTGCTCACTCCACTACAGACCTACAGTCTAACAGtgatcacacacacaccagagaacCAAAACAAACGTGTGGAGTGTGTGTCTGGAGGAAACTCGCTGAGGAAATGGCTGGAACAACATTCATCAAATCCTGCATCGTTCTCTTCTTGCTTATTAATACAGTGAGTGAACATTAACCTTtgatattgtcaattaaatgTGCAACTATTGCTATATAAAATGTTACTTATGAAAAGTCAGAATATACATTAAATATCTGATTAGGTTATATAAGCAAGAGTTATTGTTTCACCTTTGGATTGATGTATTTTTGGATTGATTCAACAACCAGCCATAAGACACATTGTAATGAAAAATCCATTATGcatgtgtatagtgtgtgtgcttCTGTCTGCAGAGTGTGGCAGATAGTTGGGGGTATGGTTAACACTGTAACTGTTGTTCTTGGTAATTGAGCCAATTGGATCTTTTAATTAGATGCTAATAAAGTTCCCTTAATAACATTTACGGTGGAGTTTAAGTAACTATGCTGGTTTGctttatttttgtaaaagtgTTTTGTTGTGTTCTGTATTGACTGCTAGGAAATGAGCTGTGgtcttaatagttttttttttttttttaacatgcttTGTGCAGTTGTAGTTACGGTTAGAGTAGTGTAATTTCAAAACATAACTACTTTGGTTACTATACATATCTGCCTCTGTAGTACATGTTGTCTCCCCCTTGTGGCCATCATAAGTATTGTATATGGACTGTCCACCTAAATCACAGCAAAGAAATTATCACTTGAAACTTTCCTCGAGTTGGTCAAATTATTATTTCTTCTGTGTACTATTCATTCTTCCATGCAGGTTTTTTGTCAGGATTGTTCCCAGCCCTGTGACTGCCCAGCCGAGACCCCTCTATGCCCTGTAGGGACCAGTCTAGTGCTGGACAGCTGTAGCTGCTGTAAGGTGTGTGCCCGACAGGCGGGGGAGCCCTGCTCTCTCCTGGAGCCATGCGACCATCATAAGGACCTGTATTGCGACTATGGAGTCCTCAGTGACACTGAAATGGGCATCTGCATGGGTGTGTATATGAATCTTCTGTTGCTTTTTGGAAATGTAATATAACGGGTAAATAAACAATAGATTTGTATGTTAAAAAGCGTAGAGTgggtaaaacacacaaacatctcCAAGTCACATTTCACTCAattataaaaagtgcattaaaacaattaagcctgtttttaggaccattgagttttttttttttttttttttttttttttttttttgcagtcatgAAACTGaatataaaaccagttaatttagatgttaccacatgaagcacattttttaggttaaccttttttcttttcttttttttttcagggtaaATAATatcatggtaaaataaataataataataataataataataataataataattgtcaggtaacctaaaaaagtgctttatgtggtaacatctcaaTTAAATGGTTtaatcaaaaatgtcaaaaatattatttaaccactgaatcaacctgaatacattaggttaagccaacaaaacaaattttaagggttagatcaggtagaaatagctcctttagGTAACCACTTGTAGGTTCCTACTTTATAAAGTATAGACGTTAATAAGAATAGGGGGCAAAATTggcttaattgtcatgacaataatgtcacaatgcaaacaaaaaacaaaaacaaaacaaaaaacaaaaaaaacgtaatggtcctaaaaagaaataaattagtTGCTGCATGTATTACACTTTCTCAGTGTTGGAAATTCCTAATGtgagttgttgttgttatatctaatgcaatggcTTGGCTTCTTAACGTTTGTGATGCAGCTCAAGAGGGTCAGACATGCGACCTGGGTGGTGTAATCTACCGCAGTGGAGAGACATTTCAGCCCAGCTGCAAGCAtcagtgtgtgtgcatgaatggGGAGATCGGTTGTGTACCAACCTGTGCCAGCAACATACGACTGCCTTCTCCGGACTGCCCCTACCCACGGCATATCAAGATCCCCGGAAAGTGCTGTGAGGAGTGGGTGTGCGACCAGGTCCCTCAAGAAGACTCCTTCCAGTCAGCAATGGCTGGTAGGTCGACCGGCAAGTCAACCTTTCTTTCATTTTGCTTTGCTCTGCCTAAAAAGCTTTTTCTTAATAAAGTATAGCCATGGATATAGTTCTTCAGTATAAATGGCTAATTTACATATAATCTTAGCCTCATTTATAAATGCTTTGATACTATTTACTGTTAGCCTTGTAAACATTTAGCTGGTACAAATGTCCTAATGGAGCGCAACCGTGAGCATCCACTTTTTCAGCATCCTTGgatccggaagtatttttctcattcattttatatggatttttta
The sequence above is a segment of the Myxocyprinus asiaticus isolate MX2 ecotype Aquarium Trade chromosome 34, UBuf_Myxa_2, whole genome shotgun sequence genome. Coding sequences within it:
- the ccn2b gene encoding CCN family member 2b isoform X1, which translates into the protein MAGTTFIKSCIVLFLLINTVFCQDCSQPCDCPAETPLCPVGTSLVLDSCSCCKVCARQAGEPCSLLEPCDHHKDLYCDYGVLSDTEMGICMAQEGQTCDLGGVIYRSGETFQPSCKHQCVCMNGEIGCVPTCASNIRLPSPDCPYPRHIKIPGKCCEEWVCDQVPQEDSFQSAMAGRSTAYREMSQGVKPESARDNCIVQTTEWSECSATCGMGMSSRVTNDNERCQLERQTRICMIRPCHVELEKDIKRGKKCVRTPKSQRGMRFELSGCQSVRVYKPKFCGVCTDGRCCTPHATLTAEVEFRCPEGDSFRRKMMFIKTCSCHYDCPRENDIFLASNSRRMTGDYDNDM
- the ccn2b gene encoding CCN family member 2b isoform X2 yields the protein MAGTTFIKSCIVLFLLINTVFCQDCSQPCDCPAETPLCPVGTSLVLDSCSCCKVCARQAGEPCSLLEPCDHHKDLYCDYGVLSDTEMGICMAQEGQTCDLGGVIYRSGETFQPSCKHQCVCMNGEIGCVPTCASNIRLPSPDCPYPRHIKIPGKCCEEWVCDQVPQEDSFQSAMAAYREMSQGVKPESARDNCIVQTTEWSECSATCGMGMSSRVTNDNERCQLERQTRICMIRPCHVELEKDIKRGKKCVRTPKSQRGMRFELSGCQSVRVYKPKFCGVCTDGRCCTPHATLTAEVEFRCPEGDSFRRKMMFIKTCSCHYDCPRENDIFLASNSRRMTGDYDNDM